The genomic window ATTAAAGGACGATAGAAAATCACCGTCCATGCCCCGTCTTCGTACTTGCTGCATCCATTTACGTCCTGGTGATCCTGGGTGGTCAACGTACCAAAACCCTCTGCATTTAAATCCTCTACCGACCTTCCCCTCCACGGCTGAGAAAGCAAATTATTCGCAGCCCTTCCACCCGACAAAACCTCAACGCTTGTTATGAGCTCCCGGTGATAATATGCACTGTAGGGATTCAGGTTAAAGTCATCATGCATATTGGGATACTGCGCCTCTACGTCTTCCAACTCGCCCTTTACCAGCAAATCCGCTTCCCAGTCTGCCTTCCAATGCCAAAGGTTTGTTGGCTTTTCCCGGTCGCCCATTCTTGGACTGAAATGTTCTGCCGGCGTTATCTCAACTGCTCCCAAGGGAAACATCAGCGCCACTGCATCCCTGAATTCCTGAACTGCAATTGCCCGGGCATTCTTTGTCGGATCGCTCCAGGAAACCTTGAAATACACCGTAAGACCATCATGAATGGCTCTCACCTCCGCATTTGCTATTGATCCACCGCCATTCGGAAAAGCCTTGTCTTGCTTTTGAAACGGTACGGTTACACCCTTTGCATCATTGAAAAAAGCGTGTAACGTTTCAACATCCAAATGATACGGCTTACCCACATCCACATATTTTATATTCAACACTTCTTTTGCCGGAATAAATTCCTCATCGCTTGGCCCTTTTACCCCTGGCGTTTCATCAGCAGCAAATAATACCGTGCTGAGAAAAGCACAACTCAAGAGGGCCACACCATATCTCTTTAAAAACGAATATGTTTTTTTCATTCTCCCCCCTCCTTCATTATTTCTTAATATAAAAGACGATAAACATATTTTTTGATTATACGATAAATACAAGCAAACCGCTATCTAAAAATCCAAGACCTCCTTCCTATCAACCACAGAGATATTATATCCCAATAATCAAATCCCTCCACGACACCTTCAGAAACAATTGCCGAGCTCTATACTTTTGTAGGCTTCAGATCAAACACTGGCAAACGATATTCCACAAACCAAGGGTTAATATTTGCCAACATGCTTTACCTATTTTTATTCTTTGCAGTATATTACAACATTTAGTCTTTTTTGGTGTACGAGGTTGCAGAGCACGCGCATTTCTTTTTTGAAATAGGCGGTGCATGATTGAAACAACCGGAATACCGGGATAAGAAGGTTGCGAACAGGCAATAATCTCTGATCGTAAACGGCGGGTACCAGGACATTTTGGCTTGAGGGAGAGACTGAGATGTCCATCCAGTTCATAAACCACTTTTCAAACACTATGAATCGAGCTGTCACCCATGAATAACGCCTTTGCCTCATCTACAATCTGAGTAGTTATTTCCTGATAACCCTTCTCTTGCGCAAACTCTTCAATTTTTTTCTTCACTACGCCTCTAACAAAAGAAGGAATCCTCTCGGTTTGTATTTGTGCTTCCTGCGTCCAAACAGGAATTTGTCTTTTTATCTGATGCTTGTCGGAAATTTTTTGATCGCTTTTCACTACCCTTGCGAAACCATCTGCGCTATGCGGAGACTCAAGGGTATTCGTTACCGACGCATATTTTTTTTCGTTTAATGGTCTGTGGAACTCCAAGAATCCATTTGGTTCATTTACCTCAGCCTCTGCATTTCCACCGGTCAGCAGCACATTACATGGCGCCAATCTCAGGAGATTTTCTGTTGTGCTGCCAAGATCTAAGCCATTGGTATTATGAATCCCGGTACGTCCCACGATCACGGTAGAAGGGTTTTCTTTTTGAAGAAACCGCAGTATTTTGTCATAAGGTTTGCCCTCCATGAGGACCGTGTCAAGCTCAACGCCAGCATCACTGGCCATTCTGGCTGCCCGATCAAGGTGGTTCTGGTATATTTTGGCCAATCCTTTATCAATAATCTCCTCATGAAGCGTTTCCTGCTCCTTAAACCGGAAAATCTGACCCGCTTCCTGAGAAAGCACATTTGCAATACTTTCAAAAGCAACACGGTGATAATGGGGATCAAATACAGAAACCGCGACAAGTTTTACATTGAACGACTTCGCAAACTGGATAGCGGAAGCAAACCCGGCAAAGGAAGCTAAACTACCATCTACCGCGACCACCACCTTCCCATCAAAACCGTTATTCTTTACGACAAGAACATCGGTTTTAATACGCCGGACAACCCGTTCGCAAACACTTCCAATCATTTGTTCATTAACGGCAGCCAAACCAAGCACTCCTAAAATCACCAGATCGTACCGGTTTCTCTGGACTTCGTTTATGATTTCATGATAATTTTTTCCCTCTAACAGGAGCTGCTCATGAGGAACTGCCATTTCCATGCATTTTTGTTTAAATACGTTCAGATACGATTCCGAAATCAACTTGAGCCCCAAATTGATCAGCGAACTATGAAGATCTCGCTGGTGTTGCAAAACATTCTCGTCCTGGTACTGAGGCGGCAATCCCTTTTCCATATCGCGGAAACGCCGTTGGTGCAAGGCGGCGTCATAGACATGGCACCCCACTAGCAGGGAACCATATTTTTGAGAAAGGGCAACCCCTGCATCGATGCAAAAATTGGAGTAACAAGAATTGTCAACGGCAACAAATATTTTTTTATACATAGAAACCTTTTGTTAAAAAAACTTACCCCTTTGGTGATTCATTTCTCAATTTCTTCCATTCGCTGATCGCACCGCTGGCCAGTGCAATGGTGATTACAGCGATGAAGCCCCAGCGCATCACAGCTTTAACCGGGCTTTCTTTTTCATCGACCGATACGGGTCCTTTTGCCACAGCAACCGGAGCCGCAGATTCCTGTGTTGCAAGTCCTCGTATATACGCAACCAGCTCCTTGATCTTTTTATCCGTGAGCGTCTTCCCCCATGGTGGGCAAAGATTTGACTTATCAACAGACTTCGAACCATCGGTGATAGACTTTATCAGCTGATCATCAGTCCTTTTTTTCATATAGTCGAGATCGGTAAAGTTTCTCGGTTTTGGTTTCAGATCAATGGTAAAAAACGTTCCATCCCCTTTTCCCTTTAAACCATGACATGGGGAGCAATAATAGTCAAAGGTTTTTTTCGGTGACAGTAAAAATATCTGATCTCGCGGGGAAACTTCAGCACCGTTTGCCGTTGCAAACCAACCAATTACCCCAAACACAAGAGCTGTGTTTACAGCAAATTTTTTCCAGCACATAAAATATCCCATTATGTTCCCTCTTTCTTCTTCACATGATCCACCAAGAAACCTACCAACTGCTTTAATTCCTCATCTGACAAACCAAAGTTTGGCTCCACTCCCTGCGGATTTACCTGCTGCGGATTCTTTAAATGATGCAAGATGTAAGCGGGCTGCAGCCGGTCGCCAACTGTCGCAAGATTAGGGCCGACAACACCACCACCCTTGGTAATATTCTCAGCATGACACGTATTACACCCCTTCTCATAAAACAACTTTTCACCTGCTGCAATGATTTCCGCAGTAGGAGGACCATCTTTAAAGGGATCGGGCAGAGGTTCTTTGGTAAGCAACGACTTTTCGATGTATTCAGTGGCAGCCTTTGCCTCATCTTCAGTCAAATTAAATTTTGGCATCTGCTGGCTCAAAGGACGAATAATGTCTGGCGCCTGCAAAAACTCTCCCTCCCAGTTCATCTTGATTTTACTGCCGGCAAACGTCAGGTTTGGCGCATACGTGCCGCCTTTTTCCTGTATCCGATGACATGCCAGGCACCGGATTTCATACAAAAGCTTTTCAAATCCGGACAGTCCTTCACGCTTTCTTTCAATAACCGGCATTAACTCAGAAATTCCTTTTATATCATGACAAACAAAACACCGGGCCTTTTCAACAACGCTCCTTCCTTTTTCGATAAGAGCGGCATCATTTCGCAGGCCAGAAAATTCCTTTTCTGTCAAAACCGGAGTCTCAACCTTTGGCTGGGCGGTCCCTTCCTCTTCATCTTTTTCTTCAGGAATAAACTGCGTATCGCGCATAATAAACTCAACAAGCCATCTGACGTCCTGATCCGTGAACCGATACTGAGCCATCATGGTATCCGGAAAATGGCTCTTCGTGTTACCAAGCCAGGCATGCAACCAGTTTCTGTTAATTTTCGTTGTAATCTCCCCAAGATCTGGCCCGACACCGACATTTCCACCAACCCCTTTTATCGGGTGACAGATCGTGCAGCGGGCACGCCCCCATACACCTTTGCCGGCATTAAAAACCTTTTCCATCTTATCATACTCGTCTTCTGAGAGAGCATCTTCCTTCTTCAGTAAAAACTCATCCCATGCTACCTGAGGCACATCCTTTTCAGCAATGCTACCCAGGAAAACGATAACCGCCTTGATCTCGTCAAAATCGAGTCCCAGATTTGGCATCTTTGCATTTTGCACTACCGTCTTTGGATTCGCAATCCACCGTGACAACCATTCGACATTTGCCTTATAAATAACATTAACCAGCGGAGGGCCGTTCTTAACCCTTTTGTAAGGATCTTCCAGCTCAAAGGGCAGGGCAGACCACTGCTCAGGCATCCGGTATTTTTTATCCAACTCCAGAAACATGCTGTCGATCTTTCTTTCCTGACCGAAGGAAGCATGGAGGCATGCCGCAAAAGGCAAGCAAACTAAAATTAGTGTCAACCATCTTTTCTGTAAGTTCACGATAGACCTTAACCTCATCAAAAACTCCTTAACATGATATATTATTCTTGTTCTTCTTCCATTTTTGGCGGAAACCTGCGTAACCTGGCTATAAACCACATCTCAACGCTTGCACCCATAACAATAGCAACCAGAACGTATACGAAGACTGTTTTGGGTACGGGTTTTTCAAGAGAGACATAATACCAGGACGATACTGATTTTTGGCCGCCCACATCACTATTCGAGCCATCCCAGATTGCAAAAGCCACGGGAATGAGCCTGCCAACCTCAAATTGAATATCCCCCTTTACATCCTCTGTGGTCAAAGTCCTTTTGAGCACCGTCTTCCACCTTCCGTTTTGATAAACACCTTTTCCCGTGATATTCTGGCTTTCCGGAGGTTGCACGGTGATATTTTTAAAACCCTTGGCGTTCAATTCAGTCGCCACCCCAGGCTCTGATTCCGGCGCTTCAGCAATCGCACCAAATCCTTCCTGCCAGTGCGCTTTCCAACTCCATAAATTTACGGAACCGCTTGAATCCCCCATGGCAAAATACGGCTTTTTCAGCGACTCAGGAATTTTTGCGGGAAATTGCAGAGAGATGGCATCTCTAAAAACCTCCTCTTGCCTGTTAGTAGCGTCATCCCACTCCAGCAAAAAGGCGATTTCATCGTTGTTATAGAAAGCTCTTACCATGACTGCATCAACAGAAGGAGTCCAGTGGCGCGGACTTACCAGTATCTGCCCTGCCAAGGGGATCTCTACGGCTGTTGCTTTACTCCAGTTTTCATCCAATGGCTCCGAAGGCAATTGTTCGCCTTCAAACAACTTCACTTTTACAACAACATCCGACGCCATATCCTTTGCTATGCTCTTAACATAGTGGGCAACATGCCAGCGATCTTCGTCAGATAGTTTTTCTAAATATGAACCCATGGGAGTTTCATTGAATCCCGTTGATATCGTCCGATAAATATCTTCAATGGCATTCCCGCCTTTAAAATTCCAACCCTTCGTCAAATCCCTGGCCCGGTAAGGCATATTCCATTCTGTTTGCAGGGCAACCGTGAGCGGCCCATTCCCTCTGCCATCATCCCCATGACACTCAAAGCATTTCATCTCCTTGAATAATTCACGGCCTCGCTCTATGCTTTCCGGCGTCGATGGAACACTTCCCACGGGAATCACTCTCGGTGAAGCATCTTTTGTAAACTGATCATTAAACGTCTTTACATAATACAGCGCCTGCCATCGCTCCGTCTCGCTAATCGTACTCCAGAAAGGCATCGCCGTTCCTTCTATTCCGCTCGTAATAATTCTAAACAGATCCTCATCCGTCGGAACTGAACCAAACGCCGTAGACCGCACTTTGTACTCGTTCCTCGTGAAGTTCCTCGGTTTCGGAAACATTGTTACCGCGGCAGGGCCATCGCCTTTTCCCTCAATACCATGACAATACCAACACCTCTTTTCGTAAACCTTTTTCCCGGCAGCAACAGATTCCGGAGTCTCAGATAATTTTTGAGGCACTTCGCGTTTATAGGTCCTGAACAAATTCGAAGACTGGGCCGTCACCTCATTGTGCATCAAAAAGGTGCTGCCACAGACACCAACGAATATCAAACTTATCAATCCTTTATTCAAAGCTTTTCTCATATTCGCACTTGACTTCTTCCCTTGCTGTTTTTAAATTAAATCCAAAACACACGTAAGCCCCAATGCAATTTACTCGAGCTTTTCCCGTTGCCGGGGCATAACACCTGCCGTATCGTACTCACCCATAATAATCTTCCATATTTCATCATCTTTCAAATCGTCTTTCCATGATGGCATCGCTGAGTCCCACGGCGTGGATTCAGATGGCAGACCAGGGCCACCTTCCTTGATACGCCAAAAGAGATAATTGTCCACTACCGTGGCTATGGTGCCAGGGTCCTGAAAATTAATCGGTCTCAGACGAAAAGAATTGGCAAACGGCCCGTTACCATCCGCCTTTGAACCATGACACGGACGACAGTAGGTCTGGAAAAGTATCTTCCCTTCTTCAACGCATTTTCTTTGCGTCTCTCCATCTGTTTGCCTGAACGGATTTTCAAGCTTTTCAAATTCCTGCGGTAACGTCGGATGCTGAATCCTCAGTTCTACCGGCGAGGCAGCGCCTGGAATCGCCCATGTATACACAAACCATCCAACGAGCACGGGAAAACCAACAAAGAGAATTTTTTGAAGGAAGGATTTTATCATGGGACCGCGATCAGGAAGTAAAAAACTTAAAAAATCCACAAATTTTTGATTGCTGGTGGTTGCATACACCAATCCTGCCAACACCCCCATGATCATATACCACATCATTAACGTGCTCGGCGTTGGCATAAGATGATCCTTCGCCATCAGTATCTGAAAAATTTTTGGTGCCGCATATTTAAGGAACAGATACAAACAGCCTACCGCTGTAATTACCCATATTAACAAAAATGCACTGCGCTTTTTAGCCATCATACGCTCCTAACTTTTGTTTCTCTCGCATAGACAACATTCTCATTTTCTATTTCAAACTCTGTAAAAAAGACACTATCCCGTAAAAATCTTTCACACTTAGCAGCTCGCCGATATTTCCCGGCATGATTGACACTTCCTGCTTCTTCATTTCGGCAATATCTGATTTCGGAATAACAACCTCTTCAATCTCACCGCTTTCCTCTTTCAGCAATACGAGCTCTTCATCTGTTTCACTTTTAATCAATCCATTATATGGTATACCGTCAGTGGTTATCACATACATCGTCTCATAACCCTTAACGATCTTAGCGCTTGGTTTCAGAACAGATTCTACAAAATAGTCAGCCGTCTGGATTGCCCCAATGCCGGTAAGTTCCGGCCCCACCTTCTTTCCCCGTCCATTAACCACATGGCATTTACCGCAGGTAACCGGACGCGTTTCATCAAAAAACACCTTTTCCCCTTCTTTTGCATCAACCACCATTGGTGGCACCCATGGTTTTACCTTCTTTTTTGATGCCTCAGGAATCTTATCCTTGTATTTCATCAGCGCCCCCAAGTCAGGCTCTCCACCCAAGGTTTGCAGATACGCCAAAACAGCCAGTATCTTTTCACGTGACAACATAATCGGAGGGTCGTATACCCGGGGCATAATTTTATCATACCCCTTTACAATATATTTGTCAGGGTCAACGATAGATTCAACAAGATAGTCCAATCCTGACGGCAACCCCAATTCCTTCGCCCGCTCTTCCGCGCGGCTCGCCAAACCTTCCTGATCAGGACCCCTGGTAGCACTGCCACTGGTTCCAATCTTATGACAGGTGCTGCATTGCCCATCTCCCCAAAATATCTTCTCACCAGCCTCAGGACTCACTCCACCGGCGGACTCACCACCACCCGTACCGGAAAGCCCCGCCACATACATAGTGATATAGATATAAAATCCGATAACCGCAATTCCAAAAGCTGTAATTTTTAGCATGCTCTTATTCATAAGTTTTCCCAGGCCTTCATTCTACACAGTGAAATTTAATCACACCTAACATACCAATTACCTCCATCACTATTTCAAATCCCGAAACCGCTCAACGCGATTTTCACGCCCCGTCTGCTCTCTTCGCATTTTACTTACGTATGCTATTTCATATTCGTTTTAGTAAATCAATGCGTTATTCATAATGCTCCGGGTGTGGCTCCGTTAATTCAAACTCTTCCTTCAATACCCCTTTCTCTTTCTTATCACCTAAATTAGCCAGCCAGAATACGAATGCGACCAGCCCAAGAAAGAGCATAACAATCAATCCCACAACTCGACCCATGTACGACAGTGCAGGTGTATACGCCCATTGAGAGGTATCCTGCAATACCCCATAGATATGCCAATCCATCCGGAGACCGGAGCGTATGAACCCCATTAATCCCATTAAAATAACAATAACCACGCACAGGAGGAGCAACGCATACTGAGATCTTACGGGCATCTTTCCCCAAACAATACCACCAACCAGCTTTGATTTCCGGAACATGAAAATATCGATGATAGCGTTCATAATAAGACAGCTCATGACGATCGACACCTGTGTTACCGACAAATATCGCAAGACCAGGTTGGCCTTTTGCATCACCTGGAAACCGTAATACCAGAAATAGAGCACGGCAATACACGCCGTCACCGCAAACAACAACGCCTGCCCCAGCTTGCCTTTATTCTTGAAGGTCAGAAACGCCGCAAGACATACGGCAAACGACTGGATATAGAGCGACCGGACCAGCGGCTTCACAAAGACCTTGATATTTTCTTCCAACTCCACAAAATTGAGCGAAATCGCGTAGGAAACCAACATGAGGAGGCAAAAGATCAGGGCAGAAAAGATACCGATCTTCCCGACCTTGCCTTGTTCGGAGAACGGACATATCTCACCCTTATTGCTCCGCCGGTAAATCAGAAAGGAAAAGAAGGTTGCCAAAATAATCAGGTTTACCACGGCATTCTTTGCCGCCATAACGCCGAAGTATTTGGAGAATGGATGATATTGCTCACCAATCATTGCCCGCTCTTCTCCGCTTAAAGGCAGATTATGCGGGGTGAGCCATACCGCAAAACACATAAAAATAATAAAAATAAGATATTTAAAAAATTTCGTGTATCGCTCTGATCCCTTAATTCTTCCCATGCCAAGCCACAAATAATAGTTCGCCCCGATGAAGAGCATACCAATAAGAATGGCCTGAATAATAAAAGTCCACGAGAAAGCGCCACCCATCATAATATTTCCCATGACAGGGCTTGAGCTATAGACTTCCCGACCCAGCCAATATCCTGCGAAAGGCAAGGGGATCAATGCCCCGACACCAATGAAATTTCCAACATAACCCATCCAGTCATAATGCGCCTTTTCTTCATCTGTTTTTGCACCCAGGAATTTCACCGCAGCGTAGGCGCCAACCACAAACCCGCCAAAACAGACATTAGCAATGAGTCGATGGATATTCACAGGCATCCAGAGCGGATTATAGATCGCATGGTACAAACTCACGACCTTTCCTGTTGCCGGTACAATGCCAGACGGACTCATCATATACGTCGCCCAGGAATTTGTCAAAAACATCAATCCTGTTCCAAAGAGGTTGAGCATTACTCCCAGAAAGATGTGAAACCACTTTTTCGCTGCGGTTCCTTTTAATATTTCCCACGAATAGTAATACCCATACAACGTAAACGCCTCGCCAAAGAACATCAGGGCATAAATATACATGGTTGACGAAAAAACGTTCGTCATGTGCCCCATGAACTCCGGATACAACCCATACAAACAGAAACCAAGCAGACCACCAAGCGAAGCGGTTGTGGCGAAGGCGGCAGATAAAAGCTTGGTAAACTCCTTGGCCATCTTATCATATTTTATATCTCCGCCCTTGAAACCTACGATCTCCACGATTACCGCAAAGATAGGAACACCCAGCACAAACGCGGCGAACATGAGATGCAACTCAGACACGATCCAAACGACCGTTCGGGAATCCAATCCAAAAAATGTCCGGTACTGAACGGGAGGCAATTCTTCTTCCTCTGCTGCCGCAGCCGTCGCAGTTCCTTCTGCCGTCACCGGCTGACCTTCAGCCAATTGAGGCGCTCCGGATGATTGCCCTGCTTCGAACTGAGGGAGTTCTACGCCGGTTGCCGCCCCTTCGCCAGTCTTTGTCTGCTCACCAGACACGTCAGCGGCAAACAGACGTGGAGGAACCGAGAGAAAGGAACCAAGAGAAAGGAATAACAACAAAACAAAAAAAGCACTTCTTTTATTGAACTGCTGCACTATCTTCAAATTATTCATTCGCAATGCGCCTTTTCAATCGAGTAAATTACACATTTCAGTAAAAATAGAATCACGCTATTTCTTAGCATATACAAAATCTACCGCCGCTTCTTCGTTTGATTTTACGGTTACATCCGCCGTTTTCTTCCCAAGCTTCTCCTGCCAAGCCTCGATTTTATAAGAACCCGCCGGCACATTTTCTATCCTAAAACGTCCATTTTCATCCGTCACCGCGAAATACGGGTTGGCCTTCACAACGATAAAGGAACTCATCCATTTATGGACATCACACGTAATTTTTACCACTTCAGGGAGATCAAATTTTTTCGTCATCTTCCCACCACCAGACACTCCTTCGTTGAAGCCCGGATTTTTTATTGACCAGGAGTGAAGATTATGCATCACGTTATCGCTATTCAGCAAATCTACGCTTGCCCCGGTCGATACCGCCAGCACATGGGGCATGAACAGACACTCCTTCTGGTCTAAGGTGGCAGTCACAACTTCAGCCTTCTTGCCTGCTGCAATCTCAACCAGGGAAACAACCGCATTTTTAATTCCTTTTGATTCTCCGTTAATCACCAATTCCTCGGACACCTTATTTTCGTGCCCGCATGTTTGTTCATCCTTATCAACCTTGAGCATCTTTCCTGCAGGAATATCCCCGTCAAACTTAACAACGCCGGCAATTGCTCCCCCATCCTTCACATCAATCTCTTTATAAGCCTCCGCTCCTATAGCAGGGTTGATCCACCCCGCACTACACATTACTCCGAGTACAAAACTACCGACAAAAGCTCCGTATCGTAAACTTTTCACCATCATTACCTCCATAATCAGCTTCTAAAAGAGAAAATACTTATCCACAGCATAATTAATTGTAAAGGTTTGCATAATACCTTTGGAAAAAGAATTTGTCAACCGCAAAATTATCAGCCAAAATAAACGAGTTGACAGCAATCCCTGTCTCTGCTGAAAAAAAATTACTAACGCAACAAGGTTGTCAATATTCATTCCTTTTTAACTAAAAAATCTGAAAATTTTAAAAAAAAATGTAACTGTTGAAATTTCAAATTCTTAGTTTTTGCAAAACCAGAGAAAAACAATACCCTTACCTCCCCCGGTGCATTGCAATAAAATTTCAATAATGAAATAATAGTTTCAATAAAGTATTCCAGAATTATTTACTCTTACTGAAATACCATATCCTCTTTCATAAATTAACGGTCAGGGCTTTTTCATGATCTGCCTAAATGTAGAGGAAGTTCAAAGCTGCTTTTGTAGAACGACGAGACTCTTCGCGCTACGCTGGGAAAGCTGCCGAAGGCCTAGTTTAAGGTCCTTTTCAAGGTTTCAATGTCTTTGGGAGTGGTAAGCCTGCCGGAATTTACCACAACGTCCGGCTCCATCTTGAAGCGCCTGATCCACGAAGTTTCTGAAGAAGGCTTCCAATAGACCTTATACAGTCCCGGAGACATATTCATAAAGCGGTAAACGCCATCCTTATCGGTAATCACTTCATGCTCCAGCGCCCCTTCTATCGGACGATACCCCTTATTTAAGATCCCGACTTTTTCCAACATTTGCAGCTTCACCTGACAATCCGGAAGAGGTTTTCCGCTGTGCAATATCCTGCCTTCAACCCTGCCAAGATTTGGGTCATGGTCAACAGGTTTATCCTTCTTCACGACATCTTCGACACCTTCTTTTTCCTCCTCTTCCAGCGGTTCCATCGGTTCGTGCGCCGCCTGTTGGTTCATTTCGGACGTTTCGGCATCCGGTTCCAACGTCTCTTCATCCGTAAGGGCTTCTTCCAATCCGGAGGATTCTGTTTCAGGTTTCGACAATTCCCCTTCCACCGAAGGACTTTTTCTTTCCGCCTTTTTAACCCTGAGCCGGTAATTTTTCGCCACTGCTACGCCCTCCGACGAGGAAGTCCTTAGCCCATCGCGAATTCCCCCCTCCCTGGCATTCCCATCGGCCATTGGCTCAAACACCCTTCCTTCTTCCGGTTCCTTTGCCGCCCCACGCCCTTCCACGTCTCCCATTCTTAGACGGTTCACCATCTTATCCGAAACCGTATTCTTCATATCACCCTCCAGCGGGGACGACACGGCAAGCGAGGAAATCACAGAAGCAGGAATTTGCAACCGGACATAATCTTCCGCGATCTCTTTAATCTTGCATTCCATAGCAGTGTTCGTGATATTCAAAACAATTACATCGGGATACTCTTTGCTACTGAAAAACTCCATGTTCAAAGATTTTATGGAATGCCTTGTCAGGATAGCATTGACGCAATCCTTCCTGACACTGGTTATCTTAAGATCGATATCTGCACTACTATTCTTTAAAACGATGGTGTCCCCATACGCGGGAGAAAAGCATATCACAACCAGACACAACACAAGAGCTGCAT from Candidatus Brocadia sp. includes these protein-coding regions:
- a CDS encoding cytochrome ubiquinol oxidase subunit I, yielding MNNLKIVQQFNKRSAFFVLLLFLSLGSFLSVPPRLFAADVSGEQTKTGEGAATGVELPQFEAGQSSGAPQLAEGQPVTAEGTATAAAAEEEELPPVQYRTFFGLDSRTVVWIVSELHLMFAAFVLGVPIFAVIVEIVGFKGGDIKYDKMAKEFTKLLSAAFATTASLGGLLGFCLYGLYPEFMGHMTNVFSSTMYIYALMFFGEAFTLYGYYYSWEILKGTAAKKWFHIFLGVMLNLFGTGLMFLTNSWATYMMSPSGIVPATGKVVSLYHAIYNPLWMPVNIHRLIANVCFGGFVVGAYAAVKFLGAKTDEEKAHYDWMGYVGNFIGVGALIPLPFAGYWLGREVYSSSPVMGNIMMGGAFSWTFIIQAILIGMLFIGANYYLWLGMGRIKGSERYTKFFKYLIFIIFMCFAVWLTPHNLPLSGEERAMIGEQYHPFSKYFGVMAAKNAVVNLIILATFFSFLIYRRSNKGEICPFSEQGKVGKIGIFSALIFCLLMLVSYAISLNFVELEENIKVFVKPLVRSLYIQSFAVCLAAFLTFKNKGKLGQALLFAVTACIAVLYFWYYGFQVMQKANLVLRYLSVTQVSIVMSCLIMNAIIDIFMFRKSKLVGGIVWGKMPVRSQYALLLLCVVIVILMGLMGFIRSGLRMDWHIYGVLQDTSQWAYTPALSYMGRVVGLIVMLFLGLVAFVFWLANLGDKKEKGVLKEEFELTEPHPEHYE
- a CDS encoding carboxypeptidase-like regulatory domain-containing protein, which codes for MKLKKSKRKQEILYGSFCSGTGLMVKYAALVLCLVVICFSPAYGDTIVLKNSSADIDLKITSVRKDCVNAILTRHSIKSLNMEFFSSKEYPDVIVLNITNTAMECKIKEIAEDYVRLQIPASVISSLAVSSPLEGDMKNTVSDKMVNRLRMGDVEGRGAAKEPEEGRVFEPMADGNAREGGIRDGLRTSSSEGVAVAKNYRLRVKKAERKSPSVEGELSKPETESSGLEEALTDEETLEPDAETSEMNQQAAHEPMEPLEEEEKEGVEDVVKKDKPVDHDPNLGRVEGRILHSGKPLPDCQVKLQMLEKVGILNKGYRPIEGALEHEVITDKDGVYRFMNMSPGLYKVYWKPSSETSWIRRFKMEPDVVVNSGRLTTPKDIETLKRTLN
- a CDS encoding carboxypeptidase regulatory-like domain-containing protein, whose product is MMVKSLRYGAFVGSFVLGVMCSAGWINPAIGAEAYKEIDVKDGGAIAGVVKFDGDIPAGKMLKVDKDEQTCGHENKVSEELVINGESKGIKNAVVSLVEIAAGKKAEVVTATLDQKECLFMPHVLAVSTGASVDLLNSDNVMHNLHSWSIKNPGFNEGVSGGGKMTKKFDLPEVVKITCDVHKWMSSFIVVKANPYFAVTDENGRFRIENVPAGSYKIEAWQEKLGKKTADVTVKSNEEAAVDFVYAKK